In Deferribacteraceae bacterium V6Fe1, one genomic interval encodes:
- a CDS encoding insulinase family protein produces MKKLFLIIFLFCFKILFAGEVVMLDNGGKFVTIERGYTDTVSISMFIKGGLFRETLEDNGIGNLFSDVWVKSSKLLDKVEFYGGSIGASITNDYLEFSLSVPYENLNLVFEELDEFINSPKFDAKIFNVEKELILKSIESIKDNPNSMAMKGFNRLSYEGFTYSMDSLGTTESVSKLGVDDVKKYYEKNIVGSDMVVSVAGKFSDVDVKKIKSIFSKLPKGEKVKIDCSASKIDADRFLEETDDKIQQAKLFIGFDAPNATNNQYIPLKILSDLMGGGMSSVYFEKLRKEKGYAYSVGAFYPSRICNSRWVGFIGLDYANAKDSIATMKNLLGQVNEIVDDEKLESVKNYVIGRILNESQTNAKVAWHSSFFETVGLGYNFMDKYIDMLRSVRKDDILKAAETLLKSHTATYILKPKG; encoded by the coding sequence ATGAAAAAGCTGTTTTTAATAATATTTCTATTTTGTTTCAAAATTCTGTTTGCTGGTGAGGTGGTTATGCTTGATAATGGCGGGAAGTTTGTGACAATTGAAAGGGGTTATACGGATACTGTTTCCATATCAATGTTTATTAAGGGAGGATTATTTCGGGAAACTCTTGAAGATAACGGTATAGGCAATCTTTTTTCTGATGTTTGGGTAAAAAGCAGTAAATTACTTGATAAAGTGGAATTTTATGGTGGTTCTATTGGTGCTTCTATCACAAATGATTACCTTGAGTTTTCACTTTCAGTCCCATATGAAAACCTTAACCTTGTATTTGAAGAATTGGATGAGTTTATCAATTCTCCTAAGTTTGATGCCAAGATTTTTAATGTGGAGAAGGAGTTAATTTTAAAATCTATCGAAAGTATCAAGGATAATCCTAACAGCATGGCGATGAAAGGTTTTAACAGACTTTCCTATGAAGGTTTTACTTATTCAATGGACAGTCTTGGGACAACCGAATCTGTCAGTAAGTTAGGTGTTGATGATGTTAAAAAATATTATGAGAAAAATATTGTTGGTTCAGATATGGTTGTAAGTGTCGCAGGCAAGTTTAGTGACGTCGATGTAAAAAAAATTAAAAGTATTTTTTCTAAGTTACCTAAAGGGGAAAAAGTAAAAATAGATTGCTCTGCTTCAAAAATTGATGCAGACAGATTTTTAGAAGAGACAGATGATAAAATTCAGCAGGCTAAATTATTCATAGGTTTTGATGCGCCTAATGCTACCAATAATCAATACATACCTCTTAAAATATTATCCGATTTGATGGGCGGAGGGATGAGCTCTGTCTATTTTGAAAAGCTTAGAAAAGAGAAAGGGTATGCATATTCAGTTGGCGCTTTTTATCCGTCAAGGATTTGCAATTCAAGGTGGGTTGGTTTTATAGGTTTGGACTATGCTAATGCCAAAGATAGTATAGCTACAATGAAAAATCTGCTTGGTCAGGTTAATGAGATTGTGGATGATGAAAAGCTTGAAAGTGTTAAAAATTATGTGATTGGCAGAATTTTAAATGAGTCTCAGACAAATGCAAAAGTAGCTTGGCATTCGTCTTTTTTTGAGACCGTAGGGCTTGGTTACAATTTCATGGACAAATATATAGATATGCTAAGGAGTGTTAGAAAAGACGATATCTTAAAGGCTGCTGAGACTCTTTTGAAAAGTCATACTGCAACATATATTTTAAAACCTAAAGGGTAG
- a CDS encoding glycosyltransferase family 9 protein, translated as MKLLIVRYSAFGDVILTTGVINFIKSTGFFDQIDILTGKDFGFIFENDNNVNNVLKYDKNLTFWQYLDFLQNEVNDYDYILDLQGKFRTLLLRLFSNASSIGYDKKTWQRRLFTKFRIFEKSLQEHVTERYVKELIKTFSLEKPDIEQLRPVINIKAVEEDNSIAVHPFASKNTKIWPYFDKLVEKLAVEGFSVKVIGQGDRDIFNMKGVVNLVNKTDLKQMLEEIKKSKLLITTDSGPLHAGVALGVKTLGIFGSTTRHYGFYPKFKDTYVIENNDITCRPCHVHGLKECPKGHFDCLKSISVEQVFDKVVGILK; from the coding sequence ATGAAACTATTAATTGTTAGATACAGTGCTTTCGGGGACGTAATTTTGACGACCGGGGTTATCAACTTTATAAAAAGTACCGGATTTTTCGACCAGATAGATATTTTGACTGGCAAGGATTTTGGCTTTATTTTTGAAAATGATAATAATGTGAATAATGTCTTGAAATATGATAAAAATTTAACCTTTTGGCAATATCTTGATTTCTTACAAAATGAGGTAAATGACTATGATTATATCCTTGATTTGCAAGGAAAATTTAGGACATTGCTGCTAAGGCTTTTTAGTAATGCAAGTAGCATAGGGTATGACAAAAAGACATGGCAAAGAAGGCTATTTACCAAGTTTAGAATATTTGAGAAAAGCCTTCAAGAGCACGTGACTGAAAGATATGTTAAGGAGCTAATCAAAACATTTTCATTGGAAAAACCCGATATTGAGCAACTACGTCCTGTTATTAATATTAAAGCTGTGGAAGAAGATAATAGTATTGCAGTGCACCCTTTTGCCAGCAAAAATACGAAGATTTGGCCATATTTTGATAAGTTGGTTGAAAAACTTGCAGTTGAAGGTTTTAGTGTAAAGGTAATAGGGCAAGGTGATAGAGATATTTTTAATATGAAAGGGGTTGTCAATCTTGTTAACAAAACCGACCTTAAGCAGATGCTTGAAGAGATAAAAAAATCAAAACTTTTAATAACGACTGATTCCGGCCCTTTACATGCAGGTGTAGCTCTTGGAGTAAAGACTTTAGGAATATTTGGTTCGACAACGCGCCATTATGGTTTTTATCCTAAGTTTAAAGATACTTATGTTATTGAAAATAACGATATAACTTGCAGACCTTGCCATGTGCATGGGCTAAAGGAGTGTCCTAAGGGGCATTTTGATTGTTTAAAAAGCATTTCTGTTGAGCAAGTTTTTGACAAAGTAGTGGGTATCTTAAAATGA
- a CDS encoding response regulator has protein sequence MAKINKQELIEFFLMESEEHFETILNGLLVLEQNPENWSIIDEMFRSTHTIKGSAAMVGFINVSSVAHKLEDFLDEFRTGKRKIDQGITTVLVEIFEKFNNEVKSKKDDLRQELYEELLSKIDNISKIVPSSVKEDLVELSTDKKQAKVKPSRTEILEKADENFSQIGEQTFDSYIRVKLNKIDGLLNLAGELITNKNRQNERVKAIQDLSSNLEYTKNRLVQIIREFEDKYSYTLSSENELAKSYSEELLDGFSEGEFDRYDHFNILSRRLQEIGNDIVMSIDEIFKNFESFSEEISYVNRVTDSIQKGLTSIRLVPIDRLFSAATRAARSAAIAENKKVKVHIIGEKVELDKTLIDALTESFIHIVRNSISHGIESSDIRKQKGKDEEGNIYLKAKREGRYVILEVEDDGGGLNLELIREKVVQKGLLPEYEAKNMRADKLLNYIFLPGFSTKEGTSEISGRGVGLDVVKRQVESLDGNISVINKEGSGLCIQISVPVTLLISEYLLLRENSQTFSIPIISVYESFNIDTANVKKIGGRFFYKIRDEIHEIHDLGVLLKQVENAQFENGSVGIIVEGIKKPYIITVDEIIGRETAVTKKLGKIVEGLRHITGATISPSGEVRLIIDPIRLIEEKAEGTLNYTKTTTEQPKSTGKIYIPNSVLIVDDSISIRKFLSSIIADMNLAVDEAYDGANALEKLEKRRYDLIITDLEMPVLNGYELIDKIRNYYRDNSTAIFVLTSRATEKHKNKAFELGANDFLIKPLNEDKIKEKIREVIFERA, from the coding sequence ATGGCTAAAATTAACAAGCAGGAACTGATTGAGTTTTTCTTGATGGAAAGTGAAGAGCACTTTGAGACCATTTTAAATGGTCTCTTGGTGCTTGAGCAGAATCCTGAAAACTGGTCTATTATTGATGAGATGTTTCGCAGCACCCATACTATTAAAGGTTCTGCCGCAATGGTAGGTTTTATAAATGTGTCAAGTGTTGCACACAAGTTGGAAGATTTTTTAGATGAATTTAGGACGGGAAAAAGAAAAATCGATCAGGGGATAACGACTGTCTTAGTGGAAATTTTTGAAAAATTTAACAATGAGGTTAAGTCAAAAAAGGATGACTTAAGACAAGAGCTGTATGAAGAACTTTTGTCTAAAATTGATAATATTTCAAAAATAGTTCCCTCTTCTGTTAAGGAAGATTTGGTAGAATTATCTACTGATAAAAAACAGGCTAAGGTAAAACCTTCGAGAACTGAGATACTCGAAAAAGCCGATGAAAACTTTAGTCAGATAGGTGAACAGACGTTTGACAGTTATATAAGGGTAAAGCTGAATAAGATTGATGGCTTATTAAACTTGGCTGGGGAGCTTATTACCAATAAGAATAGGCAGAATGAAAGGGTAAAAGCAATTCAAGATTTAAGCAGCAACCTTGAATATACAAAAAACAGACTTGTTCAAATTATCAGGGAATTTGAAGACAAATACTCATATACATTATCTTCGGAAAATGAGTTGGCTAAAAGTTATTCGGAAGAGCTTTTGGATGGTTTTTCTGAGGGTGAATTTGATAGGTATGACCACTTTAACATACTTTCAAGACGTCTTCAGGAAATTGGTAACGACATTGTAATGAGTATTGATGAAATTTTTAAAAATTTTGAATCTTTTTCAGAAGAAATCAGTTACGTCAACAGGGTGACAGACAGTATTCAGAAAGGATTGACATCAATAAGACTTGTCCCTATTGACAGGCTTTTCAGCGCAGCAACAAGAGCGGCAAGAAGTGCGGCAATTGCAGAAAATAAAAAAGTAAAAGTACATATTATAGGTGAGAAAGTTGAACTGGATAAGACACTTATTGATGCGTTGACGGAATCTTTTATTCATATAGTCAGAAACTCCATTTCTCACGGTATAGAAAGCTCGGACATTAGAAAACAAAAGGGGAAGGATGAAGAAGGTAATATCTATCTAAAGGCAAAACGTGAAGGTAGATATGTTATATTGGAAGTAGAGGATGATGGTGGTGGGCTTAATCTTGAACTTATAAGGGAAAAAGTGGTTCAGAAGGGTTTATTGCCCGAATATGAAGCTAAAAACATGAGGGCTGATAAACTGCTTAATTATATATTTTTACCGGGCTTTTCCACCAAAGAAGGTACATCGGAGATTTCAGGGCGCGGTGTAGGGCTTGATGTAGTAAAAAGACAAGTAGAAAGTCTTGATGGTAACATATCCGTTATAAATAAAGAAGGTAGCGGATTGTGTATCCAAATTAGTGTGCCTGTTACCCTTTTGATTTCCGAATATCTTTTATTGCGGGAAAACTCTCAGACATTTTCAATCCCAATAATTTCTGTTTACGAATCTTTTAATATAGATACGGCAAATGTAAAAAAGATAGGCGGACGTTTTTTCTACAAAATACGAGATGAAATACATGAAATTCACGACCTTGGTGTTTTGTTAAAGCAAGTTGAAAATGCCCAGTTTGAAAACGGAAGTGTTGGGATAATTGTTGAAGGTATAAAAAAACCTTACATAATCACCGTAGATGAGATTATAGGACGAGAAACTGCAGTCACAAAGAAGCTTGGAAAAATTGTTGAAGGTTTAAGACATATAACAGGAGCGACCATAAGCCCGAGTGGAGAGGTAAGGCTTATTATTGATCCTATAAGGCTTATCGAAGAAAAAGCAGAAGGCACTCTAAATTATACTAAAACTACCACTGAGCAGCCGAAAAGTACGGGGAAAATATATATTCCTAATAGTGTATTAATTGTGGATGACTCTATCAGTATCAGGAAGTTTTTGAGTTCGATAATTGCGGACATGAACTTGGCGGTGGACGAAGCTTACGATGGTGCCAATGCACTTGAAAAACTTGAAAAGAGGAGATATGATTTAATTATCACCGACTTGGAGATGCCTGTGTTAAATGGTTATGAACTAATTGATAAAATTAGAAATTACTATCGTGATAATTCTACTGCCATATTTGTATTAACATCTAGGGCTACGGAAAAGCATAAAAATAAGGCTTTTGAGCTTGGGGCTAACGATTTTTTAATTAAACCGCTAAATGAAGATAAAATTAAAGAAAAAATAAGAGAGGTTATTTTTGAAAGGGCTTAA
- a CDS encoding glycosyltransferase family 9 protein: protein MMKILVFNPSFIGDCILTTPLLKYLKNKIPGCKIYFCVRPESAPLFKNLDFIDEVVVYDKRKKDKGLKGLIQFAIKLNSIGFDKVVSVHKSFRSSLVIRMIKANIKVGFNEATLPSVYTHRVCRDMSLHEIERNLMLASKIINGFDLEEAKSIAGKPQISIDETFFSKLHKYLDIAANGKKVVAFAPTSNWKTKMWPAEKYAFLVNKLYEKGVYSLVFAAKSEEDDYLRFKRFVKVPFFDFALKTSIAELSSAIKSSDLLVCNDSAPLHMGVAHNRKILCFFGPTVPAFGFYPYTDDAEIVEVKNLYCRPCHIHGKNSCPEKHFKCMNDIDENVVLEKILAKLGINETINC, encoded by the coding sequence ATGATGAAAATACTGGTTTTTAATCCATCTTTTATTGGGGACTGCATATTGACAACCCCTCTTTTAAAATATTTGAAAAATAAAATACCGGGGTGCAAAATTTATTTTTGTGTAAGACCTGAAAGTGCACCTTTGTTCAAAAATTTAGATTTTATTGATGAGGTTGTTGTTTATGACAAAAGGAAAAAAGACAAGGGGTTAAAAGGGCTTATACAATTTGCTATAAAGCTGAACAGCATAGGCTTTGATAAAGTAGTTTCTGTTCATAAATCCTTTAGGAGCAGTTTGGTTATTAGGATGATTAAGGCGAATATCAAAGTGGGATTTAACGAGGCAACTTTACCATCTGTTTACACTCATAGAGTGTGCAGGGATATGAGTTTGCATGAGATTGAAAGAAATTTGATGCTTGCAAGCAAGATTATAAATGGTTTTGACCTTGAAGAAGCAAAATCTATTGCTGGTAAACCTCAAATTTCAATTGATGAGACTTTTTTTAGCAAATTACATAAATATTTGGATATAGCCGCCAACGGGAAGAAGGTAGTCGCGTTTGCCCCCACAAGCAATTGGAAAACGAAGATGTGGCCGGCTGAAAAGTATGCTTTTCTTGTAAATAAACTTTATGAGAAAGGTGTATATAGCCTTGTGTTTGCGGCAAAAAGTGAGGAGGATGATTACCTCAGATTTAAAAGATTTGTAAAAGTGCCGTTTTTTGATTTTGCCTTAAAAACTTCCATTGCTGAGTTATCGTCCGCCATCAAGTCGTCAGACCTATTGGTTTGTAATGACAGTGCACCCCTTCATATGGGGGTGGCACATAATAGAAAAATTTTATGTTTTTTTGGTCCAACAGTCCCTGCATTTGGGTTTTATCCATATACGGATGATGCTGAAATTGTCGAGGTAAAAAATTTGTATTGCAGGCCTTGCCATATCCATGGGAAAAATAGTTGCCCTGAAAAACATTTCAAATGTATGAACGATATTGATGAAAATGTCGTGTTGGAAAAAATACTTGCTAAGTTGGGGATAAATGAAACTATTAATTGTTAG
- a CDS encoding RNA-binding transcriptional accessory protein, with protein MVEILAKEFNKQAKHVENLLKLHLDGNTVPFIARYRKELTGSMDENEIRDILERYEYLENLKKRKEEVIRLIDEKGKLTDELKVNILKAETLKDVEDYYAPYKSKRKTKADIAKELGLAPLSDFIKVTADESKIFEEGKKFVTEGVDSPEIAIEMAQDIIIEEIGHNIDIKNRIREIFKNEGVIASSKSKDVTGRTVYEDYYEYEEKVKNIPSHRILAIFRGERQKVLKVKINIDEEKGINSIKNILHKDIVFNVYTEAATQKALKRMLLPSIELEVRSELKEFAEEKAIKVFEENLKNILLTPPVKNKRILGIDPAFRTGCKYAAIDETGKLLNYGVIYPVEPQKDIDGSEKTLTEIIRKYNINAIAVGNGTASREVEEFIANMIEKCNLDVEYTIVSEAGASVYSASKIANEEFPELDLTIRGAISIARRVLDPLSELVKIEPKSIGVGMYQHDVNQNRLNEKLVNVIEDVVNKVGVDLNTAGYSILSYISGLNLSLAKKIVKYRDENGKFKSRKELLNVAGIGENIYRQCAGFLKIYDGEELLDKMFIHPESYDATYKLFDYLSLKPENHKMVKLALKGKNIAEIAKRIDIGLETLADIIENLEKPEIDIRSNVAPVIFKKGVVDINDLDEGMILQGKVSNVVDFGAFVDLGLKNDGLVHISEMADKFIKHPSEVVELGDIVNVKIIKIDKERGRVSLSLKL; from the coding sequence ATGGTTGAAATATTGGCAAAAGAATTTAACAAGCAAGCAAAACACGTAGAAAATTTGTTAAAGCTTCATCTTGACGGGAATACAGTCCCTTTTATCGCAAGATATAGAAAAGAATTGACCGGAAGTATGGATGAAAATGAGATAAGGGATATTTTGGAAAGGTATGAATATCTTGAAAACCTTAAAAAACGTAAAGAAGAAGTTATTAGGCTAATTGATGAAAAAGGCAAACTGACCGATGAGCTAAAAGTAAATATTTTAAAAGCTGAAACTCTTAAAGATGTTGAAGATTACTATGCTCCTTATAAATCAAAAAGAAAAACAAAAGCTGATATTGCAAAAGAATTGGGCTTAGCCCCTTTATCAGATTTTATTAAAGTTACTGCTGATGAATCAAAAATATTTGAAGAAGGAAAAAAGTTTGTAACTGAAGGGGTGGACAGTCCTGAAATTGCTATTGAGATGGCGCAAGATATAATTATCGAAGAGATAGGACATAATATTGATATAAAAAATAGAATTAGAGAGATTTTTAAAAACGAAGGGGTTATTGCTTCATCAAAGTCAAAAGATGTAACCGGACGCACGGTGTATGAAGATTACTATGAATATGAAGAAAAAGTAAAAAATATTCCTTCCCACAGAATTTTGGCAATTTTCAGAGGGGAAAGACAAAAAGTATTAAAAGTTAAGATAAATATAGATGAGGAAAAAGGGATAAATTCCATTAAAAATATTTTGCATAAGGATATTGTGTTTAATGTTTACACTGAAGCAGCCACACAAAAGGCGCTGAAAAGAATGCTTCTCCCCTCTATCGAGCTTGAAGTTAGAAGCGAATTGAAAGAATTTGCCGAGGAAAAGGCTATCAAAGTTTTTGAAGAAAACTTGAAAAATATTCTTCTAACTCCGCCTGTTAAAAATAAGAGGATTTTAGGAATAGATCCAGCTTTTAGGACAGGGTGCAAATATGCAGCAATAGATGAGACAGGAAAATTGTTAAATTATGGGGTAATATACCCTGTAGAGCCTCAGAAAGATATTGATGGAAGTGAGAAAACACTTACCGAAATAATTAGGAAATATAATATTAATGCCATTGCTGTCGGAAACGGAACTGCCAGCAGAGAGGTTGAAGAGTTTATAGCAAATATGATTGAAAAATGTAATCTTGATGTAGAATATACCATTGTGAGTGAGGCGGGAGCGAGTGTGTATTCCGCAAGTAAAATTGCCAATGAAGAGTTCCCTGAATTGGATTTAACAATCAGAGGTGCAATATCAATCGCAAGAAGAGTACTTGATCCACTTTCAGAGTTGGTAAAAATAGAGCCGAAATCTATTGGTGTCGGTATGTATCAGCATGATGTAAACCAGAATAGGTTAAATGAAAAGTTAGTAAATGTAATAGAAGATGTCGTCAATAAAGTAGGGGTTGATCTGAATACAGCCGGTTATTCAATTCTTAGTTATATATCAGGACTTAATTTATCTTTGGCAAAAAAGATTGTTAAGTATAGGGATGAAAATGGCAAATTTAAAAGCAGAAAAGAGCTGTTAAATGTTGCTGGTATTGGTGAAAATATTTATAGGCAATGTGCAGGGTTTCTTAAGATATATGACGGAGAAGAGTTGTTGGATAAAATGTTTATACATCCGGAAAGTTATGATGCTACTTATAAACTTTTTGATTATTTATCCTTGAAGCCTGAAAATCATAAGATGGTTAAACTCGCGTTAAAAGGGAAAAACATTGCAGAAATCGCCAAAAGGATAGATATTGGACTTGAAACTTTGGCAGATATAATAGAAAATTTGGAGAAGCCTGAAATAGATATAAGGAGCAATGTCGCTCCGGTAATTTTTAAGAAGGGCGTGGTTGATATAAATGATTTGGATGAAGGGATGATTTTGCAAGGTAAAGTCAGTAATGTTGTAGATTTTGGGGCATTTGTAGACTTGGGGCTTAAAAATGACGGGCTTGTACATATATCGGAAATGGCTGATAAGTTTATCAAACATCCGAGTGAAGTGGTCGAGTTAGGCGACATAGTAAATGTTAAGATAATTAAAATTGATAAGGAAAGGGGTAGGGTAAGTTTATCTCTTAAATTATGA
- a CDS encoding response regulator — MKKKVLLIDDSMTIHRVIDLSVDEEKYEVEKVFSAEDAEGKIKSFNPDIVLLDNKLEGIKLNEYVSRLKSETGASVILLVGAFDHFNESNLSATNADDFIVKPFNSSLLEEKLEKFGQAVATEVKASESELEPSIEKDSAVEELLASIDSEETAEKETQFEDFDDLLAENTHSEDLVADEKQDVELEESLELNESIEAAEESNESVEVEDIFDDVKVEEKTEEDLFDTVLAEEKQSEDLIASESISEDILSDLVEESSVKEDVEQEVISEEDVTEQKEDSELTDIFGELEDVKDEEDKDLLEEVAVSEADEGVVDSLQELVEDEKVFDEDFDKSFDETFVGKEESDVNIGENIDAQDVADELTVDMPDEVEFGAELDEKDTLSEEAEIPSVEEEVLVEDSVKSGEEGKLLVDKEVIKKVIEDSIDLDFLRDVVREVISKNLEKVIWEIVPDMAEKLIIEEIEKLKKGE, encoded by the coding sequence ATGAAGAAAAAAGTCCTTCTTATTGACGATAGCATGACTATTCACAGGGTAATTGATTTGTCTGTAGATGAGGAAAAATATGAAGTTGAGAAGGTGTTTTCTGCAGAAGATGCCGAAGGAAAAATAAAAAGTTTTAATCCTGATATAGTACTTCTTGATAATAAACTCGAAGGGATAAAGCTTAATGAGTATGTATCCAGGTTAAAATCTGAAACCGGCGCATCTGTTATCCTTCTTGTAGGAGCGTTTGATCATTTTAACGAAAGTAATTTAAGTGCTACAAATGCCGATGACTTTATTGTGAAGCCTTTTAACTCTTCATTGCTTGAAGAGAAATTGGAAAAGTTTGGGCAGGCAGTTGCAACAGAGGTAAAAGCTTCAGAAAGTGAGTTAGAGCCTTCCATTGAAAAAGACAGTGCGGTTGAAGAATTATTGGCATCAATAGATTCTGAAGAGACTGCCGAGAAGGAAACTCAGTTTGAGGACTTTGATGATTTATTGGCAGAAAATACACATTCGGAAGATTTAGTCGCAGATGAAAAACAGGACGTAGAACTTGAAGAGTCATTAGAGTTAAATGAAAGTATTGAAGCAGCGGAAGAGTCAAATGAGTCTGTTGAGGTGGAAGATATTTTCGATGATGTAAAGGTTGAAGAAAAAACCGAGGAAGATCTTTTTGACACAGTATTGGCAGAGGAAAAGCAAAGTGAGGACTTGATTGCAAGTGAATCAATTTCCGAGGATATATTATCGGATTTAGTTGAAGAAAGCAGTGTAAAAGAAGATGTAGAGCAAGAAGTAATTTCGGAAGAAGATGTTACTGAACAAAAAGAAGATTCGGAACTAACTGATATCTTTGGTGAACTTGAAGATGTAAAAGATGAAGAAGATAAAGACTTATTGGAAGAGGTGGCTGTAAGTGAAGCCGATGAAGGTGTAGTTGACTCTTTACAAGAGCTTGTGGAGGATGAGAAAGTTTTTGATGAAGATTTTGACAAATCATTTGATGAAACATTTGTTGGTAAAGAAGAAAGCGATGTTAATATTGGCGAAAATATAGATGCGCAAGACGTGGCGGATGAGCTGACAGTAGATATGCCTGATGAGGTAGAGTTTGGCGCAGAATTGGATGAAAAGGATACGTTGTCAGAGGAAGCTGAAATCCCTTCTGTAGAAGAAGAGGTTTTGGTAGAAGATTCTGTAAAAAGTGGTGAAGAGGGAAAGTTACTTGTAGATAAAGAAGTGATTAAGAAAGTTATAGAAGATTCAATAGATTTAGATTTTCTGCGTGATGTGGTAAGGGAAGTGATTTCTAAAAATTTGGAAAAAGTAATTTGGGAAATAGTCCCTGATATGGCTGAAAAATTAATTATCGAGGAAATAGAAAAGCTTAAAAAAGGTGAGTAA
- a CDS encoding phosphoribosylglycinamide formyltransferase: MKRIGVLLSGRGSNFKAIFEAIKSGFIEDAEISVVISDKKDAKGLEFARENGLNALFVNPKDFSDRKAYDLELVKILKNANVDIICLAGFMRIISEEFVNAFENKIINIHPSLLPSFPGLNAQKQALEYGVKFTGCTVHFVDAKVDNGPIILQAVVEVKHDDTVETLSDRILKYEHKIYPMAVKLLVEDKIKVEGRKVIILD; this comes from the coding sequence TTGAAAAGGATTGGCGTCTTATTGAGTGGTCGAGGGAGCAATTTTAAGGCTATCTTTGAGGCTATAAAGTCCGGTTTTATTGAAGATGCTGAGATATCCGTGGTAATAAGTGATAAAAAAGATGCCAAAGGTCTTGAATTTGCCAGAGAGAATGGGCTAAATGCTCTATTTGTAAATCCAAAGGATTTTAGTGATAGAAAGGCCTATGATTTGGAGCTTGTTAAAATTTTAAAAAATGCAAATGTAGATATTATATGTCTTGCAGGTTTTATGAGAATCATTAGTGAAGAGTTTGTAAATGCTTTTGAAAATAAAATTATTAATATCCATCCTTCTCTTTTGCCGAGCTTTCCTGGATTGAATGCACAAAAGCAAGCTCTTGAATATGGAGTGAAGTTTACAGGTTGTACAGTGCACTTTGTTGATGCCAAGGTTGATAACGGTCCTATTATATTGCAGGCTGTTGTCGAAGTTAAACATGACGATACTGTAGAGACCCTTTCAGACAGAATCTTAAAATATGAACATAAAATTTATCCGATGGCTGTAAAACTTTTGGTAGAAGATAAAATAAAGGTTGAAGGCAGAAAAGTTATTATTTTGGATTGA
- a CDS encoding phosphoribosylformylglycinamidine cyclo-ligase — MKYNDAGVNIDEGNLFVNKIKGIVASTFDENVPEGIGGFAGFYSIPFAKNMECPMLVSSTDGVGTKLKVAIESGVLDTVGIDLVAMCVNDLIVTGARPLFFLDYIATGKLSAEKSVKVLEGIVEGCKQANASLLGGETAEMPDMYQEGDFDLAGFAVGVVDKPKIIDGKSIKDGDWLLGMSSSGFHSNGYSLLRKIFFKELKMKGDEEIADGITLNELLLTPTKIYVKEILNLIEMGAKIKGMVHITGGGFYENIPRVMPNGLSAKVYPENMPSLLHYEYLKSLNLVEEKELFRVFNMGVGFVLIVDPFEGDKLLSDNNNIFKIGEVYSGSEVIVKGVDF, encoded by the coding sequence ATCAAATACAATGATGCTGGCGTCAATATTGATGAGGGGAATCTTTTTGTAAATAAAATAAAAGGGATTGTTGCTTCCACTTTTGATGAAAATGTTCCGGAAGGGATTGGCGGCTTTGCCGGATTTTACTCTATCCCTTTTGCCAAGAATATGGAATGCCCTATGCTTGTCTCTTCAACGGATGGTGTCGGTACCAAATTAAAGGTAGCGATAGAGTCGGGGGTATTAGATACGGTTGGCATTGACCTTGTGGCGATGTGTGTAAATGACTTAATAGTGACAGGGGCAAGGCCTCTGTTTTTTTTGGATTATATTGCAACGGGGAAATTGAGTGCAGAGAAGTCCGTAAAAGTTTTAGAGGGTATTGTTGAAGGGTGTAAGCAGGCTAATGCTTCCCTTTTAGGTGGGGAAACTGCTGAAATGCCTGATATGTATCAAGAAGGTGATTTTGATTTGGCGGGTTTTGCCGTAGGTGTTGTCGATAAACCTAAAATAATAGATGGAAAAAGTATCAAAGACGGTGATTGGCTTTTGGGGATGTCCTCAAGTGGATTTCATAGTAATGGATACTCCCTTTTGAGAAAAATATTTTTTAAAGAGTTAAAAATGAAAGGGGATGAAGAAATCGCTGACGGCATTACTTTGAATGAACTATTATTGACCCCTACAAAGATTTATGTGAAAGAGATCCTCAATCTTATTGAAATGGGTGCTAAAATAAAAGGTATGGTGCATATAACCGGTGGCGGTTTTTATGAAAATATACCACGTGTGATGCCAAACGGGTTGTCTGCAAAGGTTTATCCGGAAAATATGCCAAGCTTGCTCCATTATGAATATTTAAAGTCTCTCAATCTTGTGGAAGAAAAAGAGTTATTCAGAGTTTTTAATATGGGTGTTGGATTTGTGCTAATTGTTGACCCTTTTGAAGGGGATAAGCTATTAAGTGACAATAATAATATTTTCAAAATTGGCGAAGTGTATTCAGGGTCTGAAGTAATAGTCAAGGGGGTAGATTTTTGA